In one Pseudarthrobacter oxydans genomic region, the following are encoded:
- a CDS encoding FABP family protein, whose product MPIEIPTDLTPELVPLSWLIGEWEGRGRLGSGDEDSEHFLQHVSFTHNGLPYLQYRAESWLTDDDGTRLRPLTVETGFWALERKQLDADGGPGLIPADIVPALKSADEVEALRNSEGGFDISVSISHPGGISELYYGQIKGPQIQLTTDMVMRGSHSKDYSAATRIFGLVDGNLLWRWDVAVGGKDGKGLEAHASAFLKKVS is encoded by the coding sequence GTGCCCATTGAGATTCCTACAGACCTGACTCCCGAACTTGTTCCGCTTTCCTGGCTCATTGGTGAGTGGGAAGGCCGCGGCCGCCTCGGCAGCGGGGACGAGGACTCGGAGCATTTCCTGCAGCACGTGTCCTTCACGCACAACGGGCTGCCGTACCTTCAGTACCGCGCGGAGAGCTGGCTGACGGACGACGACGGCACGCGCCTGCGGCCGCTCACCGTCGAGACCGGTTTCTGGGCGCTGGAGCGCAAACAGCTTGATGCCGACGGCGGCCCGGGCCTGATCCCCGCGGACATCGTTCCGGCGCTGAAGAGTGCCGACGAAGTGGAGGCCCTGCGCAACAGCGAGGGCGGGTTCGACATCTCGGTGTCCATTTCGCACCCCGGCGGCATTTCCGAGCTCTACTACGGGCAGATCAAGGGCCCGCAGATCCAGCTCACCACGGATATGGTCATGCGCGGCAGCCACTCCAAGGACTACAGCGCCGCCACGCGCATCTTCGGCCTGGTGGACGGAAACCTCCTGTGGCGGTGGGACGTCGCCGTTGGCGGCAAGGACGGAAAAGGCCTGGAAGCGCATGCCTCGGCCTTCCTGAAAAAGGTCTCCTGA
- a CDS encoding permease has translation MTAELQAPARSLGSWTIGVAGMAGLAAIIAGVYTSREVLVGVAVAIAAAIGVGWPHFLRIPAKKTLAAVIAVPGAGAAVGAGLAPAPGYLDWTPAFIALGMIAVFVVQLIRGTGQAQRLESTLGCCAGVLLACLGSGWIAGARFNGVREMLLVAAISAAVALLAGLIRWPDSVVAPLGIVMAGLAGPLAGLVFSDIAVLPAAIFGVVVGAVLASFRRLVTLRGAPLNIQAALSMGLAPVSAVGSLAYFIDKLLIY, from the coding sequence GTGACGGCGGAACTGCAGGCGCCTGCGCGGTCCTTGGGCTCGTGGACCATCGGCGTGGCGGGAATGGCCGGCCTGGCCGCGATCATTGCCGGGGTGTATACCTCCCGCGAGGTGCTCGTAGGCGTTGCGGTGGCGATCGCCGCCGCCATCGGCGTCGGCTGGCCGCACTTCCTCCGTATTCCTGCCAAGAAGACCCTGGCTGCGGTGATTGCCGTGCCGGGCGCCGGAGCCGCGGTTGGCGCCGGCCTGGCTCCTGCTCCCGGGTACCTGGACTGGACCCCCGCCTTCATCGCGCTGGGCATGATCGCCGTCTTCGTGGTGCAGCTGATCCGCGGAACCGGGCAGGCGCAGCGGCTGGAATCCACCCTGGGATGCTGTGCAGGGGTGCTGCTCGCCTGCCTGGGCTCCGGCTGGATAGCGGGCGCTCGGTTCAACGGGGTCCGGGAGATGCTCTTGGTGGCGGCCATCAGTGCCGCGGTTGCCCTGCTGGCCGGGCTGATCCGCTGGCCGGACAGCGTCGTGGCACCCCTAGGAATCGTGATGGCCGGCCTGGCCGGGCCCCTTGCCGGACTGGTGTTCTCGGACATTGCGGTCCTGCCGGCCGCCATCTTCGGCGTCGTCGTCGGGGCGGTGCTGGCAAGCTTCCGGCGGCTCGTAACGCTTCGCGGTGCACCCCTGAACATCCAGGCTGCCCTTAGCATGGGCCTTGCGCCTGTCTCGGCGGTGGGTTCCCTGGCCTACTTCATAGACAAACTACTCATCTACTAA
- a CDS encoding response regulator transcription factor: MSHILLLTNSPGSSVDILPALELLNHRVHILPAEPTALLETDPCDIVLLDARKDLVGARSLTQLLKATGLSAPLVLILTEGGMAAVSSAWAVDDIVLDSAGPAEVEARIRLSVARAVPEQEDTPTEIRAAGVVIDEASYTARVNGAPLNLTFKEFELLKYLAQHPGRVFTRQQLLTEVWGYDYYGGTRTVDVHVRRLRAKLGADHENLISTVRNVGYRLTLVRQQEDELTEA; encoded by the coding sequence ATGTCGCACATCCTGCTCTTGACGAACAGCCCTGGCTCTTCGGTAGACATCCTGCCTGCCCTGGAATTGCTGAACCACCGGGTCCACATCCTCCCCGCCGAGCCCACCGCGCTGCTGGAGACCGATCCCTGCGACATCGTGCTGCTGGATGCCCGCAAGGACCTGGTGGGCGCCCGCTCCCTCACCCAGCTGCTCAAGGCCACCGGCCTGAGCGCGCCGCTGGTGCTGATCCTGACCGAAGGCGGCATGGCGGCTGTTTCCTCGGCTTGGGCCGTGGACGACATCGTGCTGGACTCCGCCGGGCCCGCTGAAGTGGAAGCCCGCATCAGGCTGTCTGTGGCGCGCGCCGTCCCCGAGCAGGAGGACACGCCAACGGAGATCCGGGCCGCCGGCGTCGTCATCGACGAAGCGAGCTACACTGCCCGCGTGAACGGCGCACCGCTCAACCTGACTTTCAAGGAATTTGAGCTGCTCAAATACCTGGCACAGCACCCCGGCCGAGTTTTCACCCGCCAGCAGCTGCTCACCGAAGTGTGGGGCTATGACTACTACGGCGGCACCCGCACCGTGGATGTCCATGTCCGGCGGCTGCGGGCGAAGCTGGGCGCCGATCACGAGAACCTCATCAGCACCGTACGCAACGTGGGCTACCGTCTGACGTTGGTGCGGCAGCAGGAGGATGAGCTCACCGAGGCCTGA
- the mshD gene encoding mycothiol synthase: MTPAHPEKWPVHAERGAVDQQLLKDCRDLLAAAEESDGNPSISEQTQVTMRAGDSAEHSVLTLALYAPDEDSDPASGQDLAGFAVVVESPDGTGVLEIAVHPSYRNQGVADRLVGALKDSRGLDGLKAWSHGNHEAAAELAARYGFGPVRELWKMRMTTAGADLPEAVLPEGVSIRAFVPGQDEEAWLAVNRAAFAHHPEQGSLTRADLEARMAEDWFNPEGFLLAEDRQGRLLGFHWTKVHPQHGPHPAIGEVYAVGVAPVAQGMGLGKALTVAGIRYLQDLGLHAVMLYTDADNAPAVSLYRRLGFTRWDMDVMYGPVAAG, encoded by the coding sequence ATGACTCCAGCGCACCCAGAGAAGTGGCCCGTCCATGCTGAACGGGGCGCGGTTGACCAGCAGCTGCTGAAGGACTGCCGGGACCTCCTGGCCGCGGCAGAGGAATCGGACGGCAATCCCTCCATTTCGGAGCAGACCCAGGTGACCATGCGGGCCGGCGATTCGGCGGAGCACTCAGTGCTGACCCTGGCGCTCTATGCCCCGGACGAGGACTCCGATCCCGCCAGCGGGCAGGACCTCGCCGGATTTGCCGTGGTGGTGGAATCCCCTGACGGCACCGGAGTGCTGGAGATCGCCGTCCACCCCAGCTACCGGAACCAGGGCGTGGCGGACCGCCTGGTGGGCGCGCTCAAGGACAGCCGCGGGCTGGACGGGCTGAAGGCATGGTCCCACGGCAACCACGAGGCCGCCGCGGAACTGGCCGCCCGCTATGGATTTGGGCCCGTCCGTGAGCTCTGGAAAATGAGGATGACGACGGCGGGGGCGGACCTTCCCGAGGCCGTCCTGCCGGAGGGGGTGTCCATCCGCGCCTTTGTCCCCGGCCAGGATGAGGAAGCCTGGCTGGCCGTGAACCGGGCTGCCTTCGCCCACCACCCCGAACAGGGCAGCCTGACCCGGGCCGACCTTGAGGCGCGCATGGCCGAGGACTGGTTCAACCCCGAAGGCTTCCTGCTGGCCGAGGACCGGCAGGGCAGGCTGCTTGGGTTCCACTGGACCAAGGTCCACCCCCAGCACGGCCCCCACCCCGCCATCGGTGAGGTTTACGCAGTAGGTGTTGCGCCTGTTGCCCAGGGCATGGGCCTCGGCAAAGCCCTCACCGTAGCCGGCATCAGGTACCTCCAGGACCTGGGACTGCACGCGGTCATGCTCTACACAGATGCCGACAACGCCCCTGCCGTTTCGCTGTACCGGCGGCTGGGGTTCACCCGCTGGGACATGGACGTCATGTACGGGCCGGTGGCAGCGGGCTAG
- a CDS encoding RNA degradosome polyphosphate kinase, with translation MNPEPSGSATSQDVAVPVRARFGSSEVPASRATQDRIDIPEFAPNLQPEGDIRPDRFLDRELSWLSFNSRVLELAEDATLHLLERVSFLSIFASNLDEFFMVRVAGLKRRIATGLAVPSPAGLSPVEVLERISEEAHRLQQRHARVYAEQLRPALAYEHIHLMHWDELDETAKQQLSVMFAEKVFPILTPLAVDPAHPFPYISGLSLNLAVVVRNPVSDKELFARVKVPDQLPRLISIDGPRAGAVAGRVARFIALEEVIAVHLDKLFPGMEVLEHHTFRVTRNEDVEVEEDDAENLLQALEKELLRRRFGPPVRLEVTNDINPNIRALLIRELGVEESEVYSVPAPLDLRGLSVIAGIDRADLHYPKHVPHTSRYLNESETSKAANVFAAMRRRDILLHHPYDSFSTSVQAFLEQAAADPKVQAIKQTLYRTSGDSPIVDALIDAAEAGKQVLALVEIKARFDEQANISWARKLEQAGVHVVYGIVGLKTHCKLSLVVRQEVDGLRRYCHIGTGNYHPRTARYYEDLGLLTANEQVGEDLSKLFNQLSGYAPKSTFKRLLVAPRSVRSGLIDRIETEIRNARAGIPGRVQIKVNSMVDEAIIDSLYRASQAGVKVDVVVRGICSLRPGVPGLSDNITVRSILGRFLEHSRVFAFANGGDPVVYIGSADMMHRNLDRRVEALVQLASADDITYVLDLLKRYMDPETASWHLDNQGVWTRHHLSDDGTPLEDVQSWLLASRPRQRSLSRR, from the coding sequence ATGAACCCGGAACCTTCCGGATCAGCCACGTCACAGGATGTTGCAGTGCCGGTGCGTGCCCGCTTCGGTTCCTCGGAGGTTCCGGCGTCGCGCGCCACCCAGGACCGCATTGACATCCCGGAGTTCGCGCCGAACCTGCAGCCGGAGGGCGACATCCGGCCGGACCGCTTCCTGGACCGGGAGCTGAGCTGGCTCAGCTTCAATTCCCGCGTGCTGGAACTGGCCGAGGACGCCACGCTCCACCTGCTGGAGCGCGTCAGCTTCCTGTCGATCTTCGCCTCCAACCTGGACGAGTTCTTCATGGTGCGGGTTGCAGGCCTCAAGCGGCGCATCGCCACCGGCCTGGCTGTCCCCTCCCCCGCGGGCCTCAGCCCCGTGGAGGTGCTGGAACGGATCAGCGAAGAGGCCCACCGGCTGCAGCAGCGGCACGCGCGGGTCTATGCCGAGCAGCTCCGCCCCGCCCTGGCGTATGAACACATCCACCTCATGCACTGGGACGAACTGGATGAGACCGCCAAGCAGCAGCTCAGTGTCATGTTCGCCGAGAAGGTGTTCCCCATCCTTACGCCCCTGGCGGTGGACCCGGCCCACCCCTTCCCCTACATCTCGGGGCTCTCGCTCAACCTCGCCGTGGTGGTCCGCAACCCGGTCAGCGACAAGGAGCTCTTCGCGCGCGTCAAGGTGCCGGACCAGCTGCCGCGCCTGATCTCCATCGACGGTCCCCGTGCCGGCGCGGTGGCCGGGCGCGTGGCCCGTTTCATCGCCCTTGAGGAAGTCATTGCCGTCCACCTGGACAAGCTCTTCCCGGGGATGGAGGTCCTCGAGCACCACACCTTCCGCGTCACCAGGAATGAGGACGTTGAGGTGGAGGAGGACGACGCCGAGAACCTCCTGCAGGCCCTCGAAAAGGAACTCCTGCGCCGCCGCTTCGGCCCGCCTGTCCGGCTTGAAGTCACCAACGACATCAACCCGAACATCCGCGCGCTGCTGATCCGCGAGCTGGGCGTCGAGGAATCCGAGGTCTACTCCGTTCCGGCTCCCCTGGATCTGCGCGGGCTGTCCGTGATTGCCGGCATCGACCGTGCCGACCTCCACTACCCCAAGCACGTTCCGCACACCTCCCGGTACCTCAACGAGTCGGAGACGTCCAAGGCCGCGAACGTGTTTGCCGCCATGCGCCGGCGGGACATCCTGCTCCACCACCCTTACGACTCGTTCTCCACCTCCGTCCAGGCTTTCCTGGAGCAGGCGGCCGCGGACCCCAAGGTCCAGGCCATCAAGCAGACCCTGTACCGCACGTCCGGCGACTCCCCCATCGTGGACGCGCTGATCGATGCGGCCGAGGCCGGCAAGCAGGTCCTGGCCCTGGTGGAAATCAAGGCGCGATTTGACGAGCAGGCGAACATCTCCTGGGCGCGCAAGCTGGAACAGGCCGGCGTGCACGTGGTCTACGGCATCGTGGGACTCAAGACCCACTGCAAGCTCTCGCTTGTGGTCCGCCAGGAGGTTGACGGGCTGCGCCGCTACTGCCACATCGGCACCGGCAACTACCACCCCCGGACTGCCCGCTACTACGAGGACCTGGGCCTGCTGACCGCCAACGAGCAGGTGGGCGAAGACCTGTCCAAGCTGTTCAACCAGCTCTCCGGCTATGCACCCAAATCCACGTTCAAGAGGCTGCTGGTGGCACCCCGTTCCGTGCGTTCGGGGCTGATCGACCGCATTGAAACCGAAATCCGCAATGCCCGTGCCGGAATCCCCGGCCGCGTGCAGATCAAGGTCAATTCCATGGTGGATGAGGCCATCATCGATTCCCTGTACCGGGCCTCGCAGGCCGGCGTGAAAGTGGACGTGGTGGTCCGCGGAATCTGCTCCCTCCGCCCGGGAGTGCCGGGCCTCAGCGACAACATCACCGTCCGCTCCATCCTGGGCAGGTTCCTGGAACACTCCCGCGTGTTCGCCTTCGCCAACGGCGGGGATCCGGTGGTGTACATCGGTTCGGCGGACATGATGCACCGCAACCTGGACCGCCGGGTGGAGGCCCTGGTCCAGCTGGCCAGCGCCGACGACATCACCTACGTCCTTGACCTGCTGAAGCGCTACATGGATCCCGAAACCGCGAGCTGGCACCTCGACAACCAAGGGGTCTGGACCCGGCACCACCTGTCCGACGACGGCACGCCCCTTGAAGACGTCCAGTCCTGGCTGTTGGCCTCCCGCCCCCGGCAGCGCAGCCTGAGCCGGCGCTAA
- a CDS encoding NUDIX hydrolase, which produces MSSDALVADQTDHPGEPVAVTAAGALPWRVVKDKLEVLLIHRPRYDDWSWPKGKIDDDETVPECAVREVQEEIGLIAQLGIPLPPIHYHVASGLKVVHYWAVKANGVRMLPDGKEVDSVMWCTPEKAAALLSNPSDVVPLQYLHDAHRRGELDTWPLVVLRHAKAKPRSSWSKAEGERPLAATGTRQAQAVSRLLHAWKPLRVVTSPWLRCVATVAPYAKAAGAKVKLAEPLTEHRHQRSPKKTAAVIEGLFDKQRPVVICTHRPALPTVFTQLGRHMPAHLRALLPAKEPYLSPGELVVCHVAPGGQGRVVAVEQFKPFDD; this is translated from the coding sequence TTGTCGAGCGATGCACTTGTAGCAGACCAGACAGACCACCCGGGGGAACCAGTAGCCGTAACGGCTGCCGGCGCTTTGCCCTGGCGCGTGGTGAAGGACAAGCTTGAAGTCCTGCTGATCCACCGCCCGCGCTACGACGACTGGTCGTGGCCCAAGGGGAAGATCGACGACGACGAGACGGTGCCGGAGTGCGCGGTCCGGGAGGTGCAGGAGGAAATCGGGCTCATCGCCCAGCTGGGCATCCCGCTGCCGCCCATCCACTACCACGTGGCCTCCGGCCTCAAGGTGGTCCACTATTGGGCCGTCAAGGCAAACGGGGTCAGAATGCTTCCGGACGGGAAGGAGGTGGACAGCGTCATGTGGTGCACCCCCGAGAAGGCGGCTGCGCTGCTGTCCAATCCCTCCGACGTCGTGCCTCTTCAGTACCTGCACGACGCGCACAGGCGCGGGGAGCTGGACACGTGGCCGCTCGTGGTGCTCCGGCATGCCAAGGCCAAGCCGCGTTCATCCTGGAGCAAGGCAGAGGGCGAGCGGCCGCTTGCCGCCACGGGGACACGGCAGGCGCAGGCCGTCAGCAGGCTGCTGCACGCTTGGAAGCCGCTCCGCGTGGTGACCAGCCCCTGGCTGCGGTGCGTGGCAACAGTGGCGCCTTACGCGAAGGCGGCGGGGGCGAAGGTGAAGCTCGCGGAGCCGCTCACGGAGCACCGGCACCAGCGGAGCCCCAAGAAAACGGCCGCCGTCATCGAGGGCCTTTTCGACAAGCAGCGGCCGGTGGTCATCTGCACGCACCGCCCCGCGCTGCCCACCGTGTTCACCCAGCTCGGCCGGCACATGCCGGCGCACCTGCGCGCGCTCCTGCCGGCCAAGGAGCCGTACCTCTCCCCCGGCGAACTGGTGGTGTGCCACGTGGCTCCAGGCGGGCAGGGACGGGTCGTGGCCGTGGAGCAGTTCAAGCCGTTCGACGACTGA
- a CDS encoding thymidylate synthase, whose protein sequence is MSIPTPYEDLLRDVLASGTHKSDRTGTGTTSVFGRQIRFDLTKGFPLITTKRVHFKSVAVELLWFLRGETNIKWMQDQGVTIWNEWADADGDLGPVYGVQWRSWPTPDGGHIDQIAELIDNLKANPDSRRHIVSAWNVSELQDMALPPCHAFFQFYVADGKLSCQLYQRSADMFLGVPFNIASYSLLTCMVAQQVGLEPGEFIWTGGDVHIYENHMDQVLKQLEREPYEYPQLRITRKPASIFDYTLEDFEVVGYKHHPTIKAPIAV, encoded by the coding sequence GTGAGCATCCCAACGCCTTATGAAGACCTCCTCCGCGATGTCCTGGCTTCCGGCACGCACAAATCGGACCGCACCGGAACCGGAACCACCAGCGTTTTCGGCCGCCAAATACGCTTCGACCTGACGAAGGGTTTCCCGCTGATCACCACCAAGCGGGTGCACTTCAAGTCCGTGGCAGTAGAGCTCCTGTGGTTCCTGCGCGGTGAGACGAACATCAAATGGATGCAGGACCAGGGCGTCACCATCTGGAACGAATGGGCCGACGCCGATGGCGACCTCGGACCTGTCTACGGTGTGCAGTGGCGCAGCTGGCCCACTCCCGACGGCGGCCACATTGACCAGATCGCGGAGCTGATCGACAACCTGAAGGCCAACCCCGACTCACGCCGGCACATCGTGTCCGCCTGGAACGTCTCCGAGCTCCAGGACATGGCCCTGCCCCCGTGCCACGCCTTCTTCCAGTTCTATGTGGCTGACGGCAAGCTGTCCTGCCAGCTGTACCAGCGCTCCGCGGACATGTTCCTGGGCGTCCCCTTCAACATTGCCTCCTACTCGCTGCTCACCTGCATGGTGGCGCAGCAGGTGGGGCTGGAGCCCGGCGAGTTCATCTGGACCGGCGGAGACGTCCACATTTACGAGAACCACATGGACCAGGTCCTCAAGCAGCTGGAACGGGAGCCGTACGAGTACCCGCAGCTGAGGATCACCCGCAAGCCGGCGTCGATCTTCGACTACACGCTGGAAGACTTCGAAGTGGTGGGCTACAAACACCACCCGACCATTAAGGCCCCGATCGCCGTATGA
- a CDS encoding dihydrofolate reductase, with translation MSTENFTDPQSFTEELAASVTGVGLVWAQTPDGVIGKDGDMPWHLPEDLKHFTRLTMGHPVIMGRKTWLSFPDKYRPLPGRTNIVVTRQKSWAETPEAKGAVVVPSLDDALLESQFVDGGDTVWILGGGEIFRQATELANVAVVTTIDVEADGDTFAPELGTSWEASVSVPPDGWLTAANGTRYRFTKWSRTEG, from the coding sequence ATGAGCACCGAGAACTTCACTGACCCGCAGTCCTTCACTGAGGAACTTGCCGCCTCCGTGACCGGCGTTGGCCTGGTTTGGGCGCAGACCCCGGACGGTGTCATCGGCAAGGACGGCGACATGCCGTGGCACCTGCCGGAGGACCTCAAGCACTTCACCCGGCTGACCATGGGCCACCCTGTGATCATGGGCCGCAAAACGTGGCTGTCCTTCCCTGACAAATACCGCCCCCTGCCCGGCCGCACCAACATCGTGGTCACCCGGCAGAAAAGCTGGGCCGAAACGCCCGAGGCGAAGGGCGCCGTCGTGGTTCCCTCCCTTGACGACGCACTGCTGGAGTCGCAGTTCGTGGACGGCGGGGACACGGTCTGGATCCTGGGTGGCGGCGAGATTTTCCGCCAGGCCACCGAGCTCGCCAACGTTGCGGTGGTCACCACCATCGATGTCGAGGCCGACGGCGACACGTTCGCCCCGGAGCTTGGCACCAGTTGGGAGGCGTCCGTCTCCGTCCCGCCCGACGGGTGGCTCACGGCCGCCAACGGCACGCGCTACAGGTTCACCAAATGGTCAAGGACCGAGGGCTAG
- a CDS encoding NF038396 family protein, which translates to MLKKPETLFVLGYMLLPLLALLSAIVGLTMILGGNKIAGAIVLVVVTQVFAFGAFFALRARKAAVREESDTR; encoded by the coding sequence ATGCTGAAGAAACCGGAAACCCTGTTTGTCCTGGGGTACATGCTTCTCCCCCTCCTGGCTCTCCTGTCCGCGATTGTTGGGCTCACCATGATTTTGGGCGGGAACAAGATCGCCGGAGCCATCGTGCTGGTGGTGGTGACTCAGGTTTTCGCGTTCGGTGCGTTCTTCGCCTTGCGTGCCCGAAAAGCCGCTGTGCGGGAGGAATCCGACACTCGCTAG
- the asd gene encoding aspartate-semialdehyde dehydrogenase — MTTAATPSVGLVGWRGMVGSVLMQRMQDEGDFANINPVFFSTSNAGGAAPTLAGTAAGSAGKLENAFDVDTLAKLPIIVTAQGGDYTKQVHGELRSRGWDGLWIDAASTLRMNDDSIIVLDPINRDVIDKGLVNGTKDFIGGNCTVSCMLMGLGGLFKNGLVEWGTSMTYQAASGGGARHMRELLSQFGTLNAEVSTELDDPASAILDIDRKVLAHQRTDIDATQFGVPLAGSLIPWIDADLGNGQSKEEWKAGVETNKILGTSEENRVIMDGLCVRIGAMRSHSQALTLKLREDLSVAEIEKLLDEDNQWAKVVPNTKEASMADLTPVAASGTLDIPVGRIRKMEMGPQYISAFTVGDQLLWGAAEPLRRMLNIATGNL, encoded by the coding sequence ATGACTACAGCAGCTACCCCTTCCGTCGGCCTGGTCGGATGGCGCGGCATGGTCGGTTCCGTCCTGATGCAGCGCATGCAGGACGAGGGCGACTTCGCCAACATCAACCCGGTGTTCTTCTCCACGTCCAACGCGGGAGGTGCCGCGCCGACGCTTGCTGGAACAGCAGCAGGCAGCGCCGGCAAGCTCGAAAACGCGTTCGACGTCGACACGCTGGCTAAGCTGCCCATTATTGTCACCGCCCAGGGCGGCGACTACACCAAGCAGGTCCACGGCGAGCTGCGCAGCCGCGGCTGGGACGGCCTCTGGATCGACGCCGCCTCCACCCTGCGCATGAACGACGATTCAATCATCGTGCTGGACCCGATCAACCGGGACGTCATCGACAAGGGCCTGGTGAACGGCACCAAGGACTTCATCGGCGGCAACTGCACGGTCTCGTGCATGCTTATGGGCCTCGGCGGCCTGTTCAAGAACGGCCTGGTGGAGTGGGGCACCTCCATGACCTACCAGGCTGCCTCTGGCGGCGGCGCACGGCACATGCGTGAGCTCCTCAGCCAGTTCGGCACGCTCAACGCCGAGGTCAGCACGGAACTGGACGATCCGGCGTCGGCCATCCTGGACATTGACCGCAAGGTCCTGGCCCACCAGCGGACTGACATTGACGCCACCCAGTTCGGCGTGCCGCTGGCCGGCTCCCTGATCCCCTGGATCGACGCGGACCTGGGCAACGGCCAGTCCAAGGAAGAGTGGAAGGCCGGGGTGGAGACCAACAAGATCCTGGGCACCTCCGAGGAAAACCGCGTGATCATGGACGGCCTTTGTGTCCGGATCGGTGCCATGCGCTCCCACTCCCAGGCCCTGACGCTGAAGCTCCGCGAGGACCTGTCCGTCGCCGAGATCGAGAAGCTGCTCGACGAGGACAACCAGTGGGCCAAGGTGGTTCCGAACACCAAGGAAGCCTCCATGGCCGACCTGACCCCCGTCGCCGCCTCCGGCACCCTGGACATCCCGGTGGGCCGCATCCGCAAGATGGAAATGGGCCCGCAGTACATCAGCGCCTTCACCGTGGGCGACCAGCTCCTCTGGGGCGCCGCCGAGCCGCTGCGCCGCATGCTCAACATCGCCACCGGGAACCTGTAA
- a CDS encoding winged helix DNA-binding domain-containing protein: MAVDLHRRNPKILGRLRMVSQGLAGGTHAFGPVAEAVRWMTAMQAQDLQAAMWAVGARVSGCGLTDVRSAIDSGAVVRSWPMRGTLHLVAPEDLRWMLDLTADRLTRSIAARHRELEITWADIEKCRDIALEHIAGAGPASRTELFAAFDAAGQPTRGQRGIHILGALCRHAWLVQGPLAKNQQLLVPFEEWIPVSRSLERQEAVAELLLRYLRSHGPATLRDFAWWTQLPLTEVRAAFEDAKHELVELEFRGTTYWLSAETASLLDGGLPGQRSVLLLPGFDEFLLGYADRRAVLPPEHSDRIVPGGNGVFKKTLVAGGEVIGTWSRDGAGPRAAVVPELFDATKPLGPAARAAFAKAAQRYLMFLDN; this comes from the coding sequence ATGGCTGTCGACCTGCACCGGCGCAACCCCAAAATCCTGGGCCGCCTGAGGATGGTTTCGCAGGGCCTCGCAGGGGGAACCCACGCGTTCGGCCCGGTCGCCGAAGCGGTGCGTTGGATGACCGCCATGCAGGCCCAGGACCTCCAGGCAGCCATGTGGGCTGTGGGCGCCAGGGTGTCCGGATGCGGCCTCACCGATGTCCGATCCGCCATTGATTCAGGTGCCGTGGTGCGGTCCTGGCCGATGCGCGGAACCTTGCACCTGGTAGCTCCGGAGGACCTGCGGTGGATGCTTGACCTCACAGCGGACCGGCTCACCAGGAGTATTGCCGCGCGGCACCGGGAACTGGAGATCACGTGGGCGGACATCGAGAAGTGCCGGGACATCGCGCTGGAGCATATTGCCGGGGCCGGTCCCGCCAGCCGCACCGAACTGTTCGCCGCCTTCGACGCAGCGGGGCAGCCGACCCGGGGCCAACGGGGCATCCACATCCTGGGGGCCCTGTGCCGGCACGCGTGGCTGGTTCAGGGGCCGCTGGCCAAGAACCAGCAGTTGCTGGTGCCCTTCGAGGAATGGATACCCGTTTCGCGCAGCCTGGAGCGGCAGGAAGCCGTCGCGGAGTTACTGCTGCGGTACCTCCGAAGCCACGGCCCTGCCACCCTTCGTGACTTCGCCTGGTGGACCCAGCTTCCCCTCACCGAGGTTCGCGCCGCCTTTGAGGACGCCAAGCATGAGTTGGTTGAACTGGAATTCCGGGGCACAACCTATTGGCTGTCGGCTGAGACAGCATCTCTCCTTGACGGCGGCCTGCCCGGACAACGGTCCGTCCTCCTGCTGCCCGGCTTCGACGAGTTCCTGCTGGGCTATGCTGACCGGCGCGCGGTCCTGCCGCCCGAGCATTCCGACAGGATCGTGCCCGGCGGCAATGGCGTCTTCAAGAAGACACTGGTGGCCGGGGGAGAGGTGATCGGCACATGGTCCCGCGACGGCGCCGGCCCGCGCGCCGCCGTCGTGCCCGAACTCTTCGACGCCACCAAGCCGCTGGGGCCGGCCGCCAGGGCAGCGTTCGCCAAAGCCGCCCAACGCTACCTCATGTTCCTGGACAACTGA